A genomic stretch from Lathyrus oleraceus cultivar Zhongwan6 chromosome 2, CAAS_Psat_ZW6_1.0, whole genome shotgun sequence includes:
- the LOC127122733 gene encoding T-complex protein 1 subunit epsilon-like — MNPKSCTSPSTTTSDNFAIVSYDFGNLINQVDEDCEEDAELPEEIARLLNTLNLHRPKPKKTKHKIDIDTVEKFQTLRKQEQKYFDDMVQQCKDVGTTLVICKRGFDGEANHLLMHTNLPAVRLVVGVELELIAIATSGRIVPRFQELTAGKLGKVGIVREKACGTAKDRMLYIEYCANSKAVLLWFLYISRMFLSEGHKHQVVFSLWFCFYLVLIAAQDNTTDPTEVEALKAIKERIATNEFELVRKFGTRNWQLSLYGKIEVHVEQNNWEYSKGNWQYQISSPPAIKWKSINMFTTR; from the exons ATGAACCCTAAATCATGCACATCACCATCGACAACCACCAGTGACAATTTTGCTATAGTCTCATACGACTTTGGTAACCTGATTAATCAAGTCGATGAAGATTGTGAGGAAGATGCTGAGCTCCCCGAAGAAATTGCAAGATTGCTCAA CACGCTTAACCTGCACAGACCAAAGCCAAAAAAAACCAAGCATAAGATTGATATTGACACAGTGGAGAAGTTTCAGACTTTAAGGAAGCAGGAGCAGAAATATTTTGATGACATGGTTCAACAATGCAAGGATGTAGGCACAACCCTTGTTATTTGCAAAAGGGGTTTTGATGGTGAAGCAAATCATCTCTTGATGCACACGAACTTGCCAGCTGTTAGGTTGGTTGTTGGTGTTGAGTTGGAATTGATTGCCATAGCAACAAGTGGAAGAATTGTTCCCAGGTTCCAGGAATTAACTGCAGGAAAGTTAGGAAAGGTTGGTATCGTCAGAGAGAAAGCATGTGGAACAGCTAAAGACCGGATGTTGTACATTGAGTACTGTGCTAATTCAAAGGCTGTGTTGTTGTGGTTTCTATATATTTCAAGGATGTTTCTTTCAGAAGGTCACAAGCATCAAGTTGTTTTCAGTTTATGGTTTTGTTTCTATTTGGTGCTTATTGCTGCACAGGATAATACCACTGACCCTACCGAAGTTGAAGCATTAAAAGCCATAAAAGAAAG AATTGCAACTAATGAATTTGAGCTTGTCCGGAAATTTGGTACCAGAAATTGGCAGCTTAGCTTATATGGAAAGATTGAAGTTCATGTGGAACAAAATAATTGGGAGTATTCCAAAGGAAATTGGCAATATCAAATCTCTAGTCCTCCTGCTATTAAATGGAAATCTATTAACATGTTCACTACCAGATGA